One genomic segment of Pyruvatibacter mobilis includes these proteins:
- a CDS encoding methyl-accepting chemotaxis protein has translation MFSFLSKTKLTVRTVALTIGLIVLSIAAIGGATIFQITSQIQNDVLSRQAASVRAAALIMGDTVPGLETRFNAEGNVERLTLAEIPEFTSHDMIDKVGKITGETATVFALDPANGDFWRKTTNITKPDGSRAVGTPLGKSGAVFPVVSAGETFRGEANILGLDYYTVYKPIFNPAGDVIGILYAGVLKSNVDALMSNVTGSLALSSLLVLAIAVAVAFIAFRAMMKPIPVLSEVMRKLAANDKSVTVPYLDNGDEIGDMARAVQVFNEGMIENERLRAEQAENEARAEQEKQASMRGLADDFETRVGQIVAKLSDATRALTETSNQVNSNVAEAGRETESVTQTTGEASDAVQAVAASVEELSVTVAEVAQQMAQANSVATTANQRIESTAGTVANLSETAEKIGEVVGLISDIAEQTNLLALNATIESARAGEAGKGFAVVASEVKALASQTAKATQDISERIAEVQSISAEAVTAISEIRETINEVSSIATSVSSAVEEQNSATQEIASRAQVVATGVSQTAASIGVVNTRNMDVQKSVSEMADATSQLAAESDTLNAAVSSFLSGVRGAA, from the coding sequence ATGTTTTCGTTCCTGTCTAAGACAAAGCTGACGGTTCGCACCGTCGCGCTGACGATCGGCCTGATCGTTCTGTCCATCGCTGCCATCGGCGGCGCCACCATTTTCCAGATCACCAGCCAGATCCAGAATGACGTGCTCAGCCGTCAGGCGGCCAGCGTCCGTGCGGCGGCGCTGATCATGGGCGACACGGTGCCGGGTCTCGAAACGCGCTTCAATGCCGAGGGCAATGTCGAGCGCCTGACCCTGGCTGAAATTCCCGAGTTCACGTCCCACGACATGATCGACAAGGTCGGCAAGATCACCGGCGAGACGGCCACCGTCTTCGCGCTTGATCCGGCCAATGGCGATTTCTGGCGCAAGACCACCAATATCACCAAGCCCGACGGCTCGCGCGCCGTGGGCACGCCGCTGGGCAAGTCCGGCGCCGTCTTCCCGGTGGTGTCCGCGGGCGAGACCTTCCGGGGTGAGGCCAACATTCTCGGCCTCGACTACTACACGGTCTACAAGCCGATCTTCAATCCGGCGGGCGACGTCATCGGCATCCTCTATGCGGGCGTGCTGAAGTCCAACGTGGACGCGCTGATGTCTAACGTCACCGGCAGCCTTGCGCTGTCCTCGCTGCTCGTGCTGGCAATCGCCGTGGCAGTCGCCTTCATCGCGTTCCGCGCCATGATGAAGCCGATCCCGGTCCTGTCCGAGGTCATGCGCAAGCTGGCGGCCAACGACAAGTCGGTGACCGTGCCCTATCTCGACAATGGTGACGAGATCGGCGACATGGCCCGCGCGGTCCAGGTCTTCAATGAAGGCATGATCGAGAATGAGCGCCTGCGCGCCGAGCAGGCCGAGAACGAGGCCCGCGCCGAGCAGGAGAAGCAGGCCTCCATGCGCGGTCTGGCGGATGACTTTGAAACCCGCGTCGGCCAGATCGTCGCCAAGCTGTCGGACGCCACCCGCGCCCTGACCGAGACCTCGAACCAGGTGAACAGCAACGTGGCGGAAGCCGGCCGGGAAACGGAATCCGTGACCCAGACCACCGGCGAAGCGTCGGATGCCGTTCAGGCCGTTGCCGCCTCGGTGGAGGAACTCTCCGTCACCGTGGCAGAGGTTGCCCAGCAGATGGCCCAGGCCAACAGCGTGGCCACCACGGCCAACCAGCGCATCGAGTCCACTGCCGGCACCGTCGCCAATCTCAGCGAAACCGCCGAGAAGATCGGTGAGGTCGTCGGCCTCATCAGCGACATCGCCGAGCAGACCAACCTGCTAGCGCTGAACGCCACCATCGAAAGCGCCCGCGCGGGCGAGGCCGGCAAAGGCTTTGCGGTCGTGGCGTCGGAAGTGAAGGCGCTGGCCAGCCAGACGGCCAAGGCCACCCAGGACATTTCCGAGCGCATCGCCGAAGTGCAATCGATCTCTGCCGAAGCGGTGACGGCCATCAGCGAGATCCGCGAGACGATCAACGAGGTGTCGTCCATCGCCACCAGCGTGTCGTCCGCTGTGGAGGAACAGAACTCCGCCACGCAGGAAATCGCCAGCCGTGCGCAGGTGGTGGCCACCGGCGTCTCGCAGACCGCCGCCAGCATCGGTGTCGTCAACACCCGCAACATGGATGTGCAGAAGAGCGTGTCCGAAATGGCGGACGCGACGAGCCAGCTGGCCGCTGAGAGCGACACGCTCAACGCGGCCGTCAGCTCCTTCCTCAGCGGCGTCCGCGGCGCCGCCTGA
- the mfd gene encoding transcription-repair coupling factor, whose protein sequence is MAAADTPFVSAEGRLATGGVPEGFDAIALGDLARARNGLVVHIARDEPRLARLKEALCFFSPDIAIIELPGWDCLPYDRVSPNSDVVARRMAALAELAARDETSGPAILIATVNASLQRMPSRSVMADTSWRAAQGNVIDLDKLLAFLGRDGYLRSGTVREQGEFAVRGGIVDIFPPGFAEPVRLDLFGDTLEAIRSFDPETQLTTGQLTSVELVPATEIMLDEETIRRFRAGYVQLFGTVTGEDPLYEAVSEGRRHQGMEHWLPLFHEDVATLFDYAGEGTIITLDPLVEEAAGERRELIDDYYAARAEDAEASAAVAKASKKKKTAADFDTPSYRPMPPDSLYLTMDEFAASLRDHPVRALSHFDVPDAPDAMDMGARPGRDFAPERKAENANVFDALRGHINGLAKSGKRAVIAAWSDGSAERMSHVLAEHRIEPVTIVDSWHDALSAPKGTVPLVVLGLETGFETPDLAVIAEQDVLGDRLVRTRKTRRAQNFLSEVSSLSQGDFVVHVDHGIGQFTSLETIEVQGAPHDCLLIVYAGNDKLYLPVENIELLSRYGSDDTEVVLDKLGGGAWQARKAKMKERIREIADQLIAVAAARALKTAEPAVPAAGLYDEFAARFPYEETEDQARAIGDVISDLAESKPMDRLVCGDVGFGKTEVALRAAFAAAMSGRQVALIVPTTLLARQHTRTFQERFAGWPLKVAQLSRMVSAKEAEETRAAMASGDLDIVVGTHALLAKSIKFKDLGLLIVDEEQRFGVAHKERLKQLKADVHVLTLTATPIPRTLQLALTGVRELSIIATPPVDRLAVRTFVTPFDPVVIREALLRERYRGGQSFYVCPRISDLAEAEEFLREYVPEIRSVTAHGQMPPGQLDDIMNAFYDGKYDVLLSTTIVESGLDIPTANTMIVHRADMFGLAQLYQLRGRVGRSKSRAFAYLTVPPNRTLTPNAEKRLKVLQSLDSLGAGFNLASHDMDIRGAGNLLGDEQSGHIREVGYELYQHMLEEAVAQARAGGLDKEEGEWSPQINVGTAVLIPDTYVADLDVRMSLYRRLASLEEHAEIESFAAELIDRFGPLPGEVKHLLEIVEIKRLCRAANVEKIDAGPKGCTIGFRNNEFANPAGLVQFINRARGEAKLRPDHKIVVKHNWPDAEDRLKGTRQVMDELAELARGGSGA, encoded by the coding sequence ATGGCGGCGGCAGACACTCCCTTTGTCTCCGCCGAAGGCCGCCTTGCGACCGGCGGCGTGCCGGAAGGCTTTGATGCCATCGCCCTGGGCGACCTCGCCCGCGCCCGCAATGGTCTTGTCGTCCACATCGCCCGCGACGAGCCGCGCCTGGCCCGCCTCAAGGAAGCGCTGTGCTTCTTCTCGCCCGACATCGCCATCATCGAACTGCCTGGCTGGGATTGCCTGCCCTATGACCGCGTGTCGCCCAACAGCGACGTCGTGGCCCGGCGCATGGCCGCGCTGGCGGAACTTGCCGCACGGGACGAGACATCCGGTCCGGCCATTCTCATCGCCACCGTCAATGCCAGCCTCCAGCGCATGCCGTCCCGCAGCGTCATGGCGGATACCAGCTGGCGCGCTGCCCAGGGCAATGTCATCGACCTCGACAAGCTGCTCGCCTTCCTTGGGCGCGACGGCTATCTGCGCTCGGGCACCGTGCGCGAACAGGGCGAGTTCGCCGTGCGCGGCGGCATCGTCGATATCTTCCCGCCCGGCTTTGCCGAGCCCGTGCGGCTTGACTTGTTCGGCGACACGCTGGAAGCCATCCGCAGTTTCGATCCGGAGACCCAGCTCACCACCGGCCAGCTCACTTCGGTGGAACTGGTTCCGGCGACCGAGATCATGCTGGACGAGGAGACCATCCGCCGCTTCCGGGCAGGCTATGTCCAGCTCTTCGGCACCGTCACCGGCGAGGACCCGCTCTATGAGGCGGTGAGCGAAGGCCGCCGCCACCAGGGCATGGAGCACTGGCTCCCGCTCTTCCATGAGGATGTGGCAACGCTCTTCGACTATGCGGGGGAGGGGACCATCATCACCCTCGATCCGCTGGTGGAGGAAGCCGCCGGCGAGCGCCGCGAACTCATCGACGATTACTACGCGGCCCGCGCCGAAGACGCCGAAGCCAGCGCCGCCGTCGCCAAGGCATCGAAGAAAAAGAAAACCGCGGCCGATTTCGATACGCCGTCCTACCGGCCCATGCCGCCGGACTCGCTCTACCTCACCATGGATGAGTTCGCAGCTTCCCTGCGCGACCACCCGGTCCGCGCCCTGTCGCATTTCGATGTGCCGGATGCGCCTGACGCGATGGATATGGGCGCCCGCCCGGGCCGCGACTTCGCGCCTGAGCGCAAGGCCGAGAACGCCAATGTGTTCGATGCCCTGCGCGGCCACATCAACGGCCTGGCGAAATCCGGCAAGCGCGCGGTGATCGCTGCATGGTCCGACGGCTCCGCCGAGCGCATGAGCCACGTGCTGGCCGAGCACCGTATCGAGCCTGTCACCATCGTCGATAGCTGGCACGACGCCCTGTCCGCGCCGAAGGGCACGGTCCCGCTCGTGGTGCTGGGCCTTGAAACGGGGTTCGAGACCCCGGACCTCGCCGTCATCGCCGAGCAGGATGTGCTGGGCGACCGCCTGGTCCGCACCCGGAAGACCCGCCGCGCCCAGAATTTCCTGTCGGAAGTCTCAAGCCTGTCCCAGGGCGATTTCGTCGTTCACGTTGATCACGGCATCGGCCAGTTCACCAGCCTTGAGACCATCGAAGTCCAGGGCGCGCCGCATGACTGCCTGCTGATCGTCTATGCGGGCAACGACAAGCTCTATTTGCCCGTCGAGAATATCGAGCTGCTGTCCCGCTACGGCTCCGACGACACCGAAGTGGTGCTCGACAAGCTGGGCGGCGGGGCATGGCAGGCGCGCAAGGCCAAGATGAAGGAGCGCATCCGCGAAATCGCGGATCAGCTCATCGCCGTTGCTGCCGCCCGCGCGCTCAAGACAGCCGAACCGGCCGTGCCCGCGGCGGGCCTCTATGATGAATTCGCCGCCCGCTTCCCATACGAGGAAACCGAGGATCAGGCCCGCGCCATTGGCGACGTGATCTCCGACCTTGCCGAGAGCAAGCCCATGGATCGGCTGGTCTGCGGTGACGTTGGCTTCGGCAAGACGGAAGTGGCCCTGCGTGCCGCCTTTGCGGCCGCCATGTCCGGTCGCCAGGTGGCGCTCATCGTGCCGACAACGCTGCTGGCCCGCCAGCATACCCGCACCTTCCAGGAGCGTTTCGCCGGCTGGCCACTCAAGGTCGCCCAGCTGTCGCGCATGGTGTCCGCCAAGGAAGCGGAAGAGACCCGCGCCGCCATGGCATCCGGTGATCTCGACATCGTGGTCGGCACCCACGCGCTGCTGGCCAAGAGCATCAAGTTCAAGGATCTCGGCCTGCTCATCGTCGATGAGGAGCAGCGTTTCGGCGTCGCGCACAAGGAGCGCCTCAAGCAGCTCAAGGCCGATGTTCATGTGCTGACGCTGACGGCCACGCCCATTCCGCGCACGCTGCAACTGGCGCTGACGGGCGTGCGCGAACTCTCCATCATCGCCACCCCGCCGGTGGACCGGCTTGCCGTCCGCACCTTTGTTACGCCATTCGACCCGGTCGTGATCCGCGAGGCCCTGCTGCGCGAGCGCTATCGCGGCGGCCAGAGCTTCTATGTCTGCCCGCGCATTTCCGACCTGGCCGAGGCGGAAGAGTTCCTCCGCGAATATGTGCCGGAAATCAGATCCGTCACCGCGCACGGGCAGATGCCGCCGGGCCAGCTCGACGACATCATGAATGCCTTCTACGACGGCAAATATGATGTGCTGCTGTCCACCACCATCGTGGAAAGCGGGCTCGACATCCCGACCGCCAACACCATGATCGTCCACCGGGCCGACATGTTCGGCCTTGCCCAGCTCTACCAGTTGCGTGGCCGCGTCGGCCGGTCCAAGTCGCGCGCCTTTGCCTATCTCACGGTGCCGCCCAACCGCACGCTGACGCCCAACGCGGAAAAACGCCTCAAGGTCCTCCAGTCGCTGGACAGTCTCGGGGCGGGCTTCAATCTTGCCAGCCACGACATGGATATCCGCGGCGCGGGCAACCTTTTGGGCGATGAGCAGTCAGGCCATATTCGCGAAGTGGGCTACGAGCTGTATCAGCACATGCTGGAAGAAGCCGTGGCCCAGGCCCGTGCCGGCGGCCTAGACAAGGAAGAGGGCGAATGGTCGCCGCAGATCAATGTGGGCACGGCCGTCCTGATCCCCGACACCTATGTGGCCGATCTTGATGTTCGCATGAGCCTTTACCGCCGCCTGGCATCGCTCGAGGAACACGCGGAGATCGAAAGCTTCGCCGCCGAGCTGATCGACCGCTTCGGGCCGCTTCCGGGCGAGGTGAAGCACCTGCTGGAGATCGTCGAGATCAAGCGGCTGTGCCGTGCCGCCAACGTCGAGAAGATCGACGCCGGGCCCAAGGGCTGTACCATTGGCTTCCGCAACAACGAGTTCGCCAACCCCGCGGGGCTCGTTCAGTTCATCAACCGCGCCCGCGGCGAAGCCAAGCTGCGGCCCGACCACAAGATCGTGGTCAAGCACAATTGGCCTGACGCGGAAGACCGCCTCAAGGGCACCCGCCAGGTGATGGACGAGCTGGCTGAACTGGCCCGCGGCGGCTCCGGCGCCTGA
- a CDS encoding succinate dehydrogenase assembly factor 2, producing MTDTTQTSGSDSLDDGARRRRLRFRAWHRGIKENDLIIGTFVDTYIDDLSTDDIAALEALMEENDQDVYRWICQTKPVPEAHMTPVLRRLQAHIVGTRERMGG from the coding sequence ATGACAGACACCACACAGACTTCCGGGTCCGACAGCCTGGATGACGGCGCCCGCCGCCGCCGTCTGCGCTTCCGCGCGTGGCATCGGGGCATCAAGGAAAACGACCTCATCATCGGCACGTTCGTTGATACCTATATTGATGACCTCAGCACGGACGACATCGCAGCGCTCGAAGCGCTGATGGAAGAAAACGACCAGGACGTCTATCGCTGGATTTGCCAGACCAAGCCCGTGCCCGAGGCCCACATGACGCCGGTCCTGCGCCGTCTCCAGGCGCATATCGTGGGCACGCGCGAGCGCATGGGCGGCTGA
- a CDS encoding alpha/beta fold hydrolase, which translates to MSPFETIRSRKARQTALLPDGRRLGYADTGDESLPPVFYFHGFPGSRLEASFLTIPEARLIGVDRPGYGLSTPLRGRTLRGFAADIAALADHLGIGSFGVMGVSGGGPYAAICARMLPDRVAAAALVCPLGPPEAPAMRRGRLKLLTDLGRRPVSRAVLFRLGRAIMLDDRLVRRALAYRARMPRASADQALMRGEMGQLMLESWREALNTGIEGISADARIYGTPWGWRLAELRVPFYLWHGEADIIVPPSVGRYYAERVPGIESHFSPDDGHFSVVLNHRDDIIQRLVSHL; encoded by the coding sequence ATGAGCCCTTTCGAGACCATTCGCAGCCGGAAAGCCCGGCAAACCGCCCTGCTGCCTGACGGGCGGCGGCTGGGCTATGCGGATACGGGCGATGAAAGCCTGCCGCCGGTGTTCTATTTCCACGGGTTTCCCGGCTCGCGGCTGGAAGCCTCGTTCCTGACCATTCCCGAGGCGCGGCTGATCGGCGTGGACCGGCCGGGATATGGGCTTTCCACTCCCCTGCGGGGCCGGACCCTGCGGGGGTTCGCGGCGGATATCGCCGCGCTGGCGGATCATCTGGGGATCGGGTCATTCGGGGTGATGGGCGTGTCCGGCGGCGGGCCCTATGCGGCGATCTGCGCACGGATGCTGCCGGACCGGGTGGCGGCGGCGGCGCTGGTGTGCCCGCTGGGGCCGCCGGAAGCGCCTGCCATGCGGCGCGGGCGGCTGAAGCTGCTGACAGATCTCGGCCGGCGTCCGGTGTCGCGGGCGGTGCTGTTCCGGCTTGGGCGGGCGATCATGCTGGATGACCGGCTGGTGCGCCGGGCGCTGGCCTATCGCGCGCGGATGCCGCGGGCGAGCGCGGACCAGGCCCTGATGCGCGGCGAGATGGGTCAGCTGATGCTGGAAAGCTGGCGAGAGGCGCTCAATACCGGCATTGAGGGCATTTCGGCGGATGCGCGCATTTACGGCACGCCGTGGGGGTGGCGGCTGGCGGAGCTGCGGGTGCCCTTCTATCTGTGGCACGGGGAAGCGGACATCATCGTGCCGCCGTCGGTGGGCCGCTATTACGCCGAGCGTGTGCCGGGCATCGAAAGCCATTTCAGCCCCGATGACGGGCATTTCTCAGTCGTGCTAAATCACCGGGATGACATCATCCAGCGGCTCGTCAGCCACCTCTAG